A genome region from Prochlorococcus marinus CUG1417 includes the following:
- the nusA gene encoding transcription termination factor NusA has product MALVILPGLNNLIEDISEEKKLPPNIVEIALREALLKGYEKYRKTFYIGVNEDPFDEDYFSNFDVGLDLDEEGYRILSSKIIVDNVESEDHQISLVEVKQVADDAQIGDTVVLDVTPEKEDFGRMAAATTKQVLAQKLRDQQRKMIQEEFADLEDPVLTARVIRFERQSVIMGVSSGIGRPEVEAELPKRDQLPNDNYRANATFKVFLKEVSEIARKGPQLFVSRANAGLVVYLFENEVPEIQEGTVKIVAVSREANPPSRAVGPRTKVAVDSVEEEVDPVGACIGARGARIQQVVNELRGEKIDVIKWSSNPIQYILNSLSPAKVDQVRLVDPEGQHAHVLVPPDQLSLAIGREGQNVRLAARLTGWKIDVKNSHEYDQEAEDAAVSELIIQREEEENLQREAELRVEAEQAERAAEDARLRELYPLPEDDQEYGEEQYEEETFSDNEQLETVQDSEISSKEEKKR; this is encoded by the coding sequence ATGGCATTAGTTATTCTCCCAGGTTTAAACAATCTTATTGAAGATATTAGCGAGGAAAAAAAGTTACCTCCAAATATCGTGGAAATTGCACTACGCGAAGCTTTATTAAAAGGATACGAAAAATATAGAAAAACTTTTTACATTGGAGTTAATGAAGATCCATTTGATGAAGATTATTTTAGTAACTTTGATGTTGGTCTAGATCTCGATGAAGAAGGTTATAGGATACTTTCTAGTAAAATAATTGTTGATAACGTTGAAAGCGAAGATCATCAAATATCTTTAGTGGAAGTTAAACAAGTAGCTGATGATGCTCAAATAGGTGACACGGTAGTTTTAGACGTTACCCCAGAAAAAGAGGATTTTGGGCGAATGGCTGCTGCAACGACAAAGCAAGTTTTAGCCCAAAAATTGAGAGATCAACAAAGAAAAATGATCCAGGAAGAATTTGCAGATTTGGAAGATCCCGTTTTAACGGCAAGAGTTATAAGATTCGAAAGACAATCAGTCATAATGGGAGTTAGTTCGGGTATTGGTAGACCTGAAGTAGAGGCTGAACTTCCCAAGAGAGATCAATTACCAAATGATAATTACAGAGCAAATGCAACTTTCAAAGTATTTTTGAAAGAAGTTAGCGAAATAGCAAGAAAAGGACCACAACTTTTCGTAAGTAGAGCAAATGCTGGTTTAGTGGTTTATTTATTTGAAAATGAAGTGCCAGAAATTCAAGAAGGTACAGTTAAAATTGTTGCTGTTTCAAGAGAAGCAAACCCTCCTTCAAGAGCTGTTGGGCCAAGAACAAAAGTCGCCGTTGATAGTGTCGAAGAAGAAGTCGACCCTGTGGGTGCGTGTATTGGAGCTAGAGGAGCAAGAATTCAACAAGTAGTGAATGAATTAAGAGGAGAAAAAATTGATGTTATTAAATGGTCATCTAATCCAATACAATACATACTCAACTCTTTAAGTCCTGCGAAAGTAGATCAAGTAAGATTAGTTGACCCAGAAGGGCAACATGCGCATGTATTAGTTCCTCCTGATCAATTGAGTCTTGCGATTGGTAGAGAAGGTCAAAATGTAAGACTCGCCGCAAGATTAACTGGCTGGAAGATTGATGTTAAAAACTCACATGAATATGATCAGGAAGCAGAAGATGCTGCAGTCTCTGAATTAATCATTCAAAGAGAAGAGGAAGAAAACCTCCAGCGGGAAGCTGAGTTAAGAGTAGAGGCTGAACAAGCTGAGCGTGCTGCAGAAGATGCAAGATTGAGAGAGCTTTATCCCCTTCCCGAGGATGATCAAGAATACGGGGAAGAACAATATGAAGAAGAAACATTCTCAGATAATGAACAATTGGAGACTGTTCAAGATAGTGAAATATCCTCCAAAGAGGAGAAAAAACGGTGA
- the rimP gene encoding ribosome maturation factor RimP, translating to MNQENKNKLENLLKKVAYVRDFEICSLNIQTNQNPIILKIIIKKTNGDDITVDDCALFNTPASEEIENSNLLNCSYVLEISSQGVSDELTSERDFKTFKGFPVNVELNQKNSKLKFLNGLLYEKSKDYLAINIKGNIKKIPFDEVLKISLCTIKD from the coding sequence TTGAATCAAGAAAACAAAAATAAGCTAGAAAACTTATTAAAAAAAGTTGCCTATGTGCGGGATTTTGAAATCTGTAGTTTAAATATACAAACTAATCAAAATCCCATAATTTTAAAAATTATCATAAAAAAAACTAATGGTGATGATATTACCGTTGATGATTGTGCACTATTTAATACCCCAGCCTCTGAAGAAATAGAAAATTCAAATCTTTTAAATTGTTCATATGTCTTAGAAATTAGTAGTCAAGGGGTCAGTGATGAATTAACCTCAGAGAGAGACTTCAAAACTTTTAAGGGTTTTCCAGTTAATGTTGAGTTAAACCAGAAGAATTCAAAACTAAAATTTCTGAATGGTTTACTTTATGAAAAGTCTAAAGATTATTTAGCCATTAACATTAAAGGTAATATAAAAAAAATCCCCTTTGATGAAGTACTAAAGATTAGTCTTTGTACAATTAAAGATTAA
- a CDS encoding trypsin-like peptidase domain-containing protein, with the protein MKNFKIKFINLIQIFIIVCFCFANFSQKVEVLALTSSESHNFVSSAVKNVGPAVVKIDTERLVERQQFDPTLLDPLLRDLLGEQGITPERERGQGSGVIIDENGLVLTNAHVVERVDEVSVTLADGTICDGQVLGTDAVTDLALVRIKESTHSTFAPLGNSEDLEVGDWAIALGTPYGLEKTVTLGIVSSLHRDINSLGFSDKRLDLIQTDAAINPGNSGGPLINSNGEVIGINTLVRSGPGAGLGFAIPINLAKHVSDQLLQKGEVIHPYLGVQLISLNPRIAKEHNKDPNSLVQLPERNGALIQSVIPNSPAEKAGLRRGDLVIAAENISIKEPKALLDEVEKAQIGKVFLLNVLRDNKEIQINIKPEPLPGLT; encoded by the coding sequence ATGAAGAATTTTAAGATTAAATTTATTAATTTAATCCAAATATTCATTATTGTTTGTTTTTGTTTTGCAAATTTTTCTCAGAAAGTAGAAGTTCTAGCTTTGACCTCTTCTGAAAGTCACAATTTTGTATCATCTGCAGTAAAAAATGTTGGTCCTGCAGTTGTAAAAATTGATACTGAAAGATTAGTGGAGAGACAACAATTTGATCCTACTTTGCTTGATCCTTTATTGAGGGACTTACTTGGGGAACAGGGGATTACCCCTGAAAGAGAGAGAGGTCAAGGTTCTGGAGTAATTATTGATGAGAATGGTTTGGTACTTACAAATGCTCATGTTGTAGAGAGAGTTGATGAAGTTTCAGTAACTTTGGCAGATGGAACTATTTGTGATGGCCAAGTTTTGGGAACAGATGCAGTTACTGACCTTGCTTTAGTTAGAATTAAGGAATCTACCCATTCTACTTTTGCTCCGCTTGGAAATTCTGAAGATCTTGAAGTTGGAGATTGGGCAATTGCTTTAGGTACTCCATATGGTCTAGAAAAAACAGTTACTTTAGGGATTGTAAGTAGCCTACATAGGGATATTAATAGCCTAGGGTTTTCAGATAAAAGGCTTGATCTTATTCAGACTGATGCGGCAATAAATCCAGGAAATTCTGGCGGACCACTTATTAATTCTAATGGTGAAGTAATAGGAATTAATACATTAGTAAGGAGTGGTCCTGGAGCTGGTTTAGGATTTGCAATACCTATTAATCTAGCTAAACATGTTTCGGATCAGCTTCTTCAAAAAGGTGAAGTTATTCATCCCTATTTAGGCGTACAATTGATTTCTTTGAATCCTAGAATTGCTAAAGAACACAATAAAGACCCTAATTCACTAGTCCAATTACCTGAAAGAAATGGAGCCCTCATTCAATCTGTAATACCTAATAGTCCAGCTGAAAAAGCTGGTTTAAGAAGAGGGGATTTAGTAATAGCCGCTGAGAATATTTCTATTAAAGAGCCTAAAGCTTTGTTAGATGAAGTAGAAAAAGCTCAGATAGGCAAAGTATTCCTCTTAAATGTTTTAAGAGATAATAAAGAGATACAAATAAATATCAAACCCGAACCGCTTCCTGGTTTGACATAA
- a CDS encoding YlxR family protein, whose translation MIQQTPVMRICISCRKTYDRKDLFKITKDHKQGIMIQKGTGRSAYICKSNKCYSDSKIKKKLQKALKTSLEPEFIEIFEKEITSYNNNPNKGI comes from the coding sequence GTGATACAACAAACCCCTGTTATGCGTATATGCATTTCATGTAGAAAAACATATGACAGGAAAGATCTTTTTAAGATTACCAAAGATCATAAGCAAGGGATTATGATTCAAAAGGGAACAGGGCGATCAGCTTACATTTGCAAGTCAAATAAATGTTACTCAGATTCCAAGATAAAAAAAAAGCTTCAAAAAGCTTTGAAAACTTCTTTAGAACCTGAATTTATTGAAATTTTTGAAAAAGAAATTACAAGCTACAATAACAATCCCAATAAGGGAATATAA
- the infB gene encoding translation initiation factor IF-2 produces MTISDKIRIYELSRDLNLENKDILDAAQKLSISVKSHSSSISAEDAKKIQNLINKKNSDKKILAINKPSIKKDNHKQNKDDKSPIISSLKGKPLKENSNKKPLLIKPLNKPESIKIISNQPKNPNIAKSSQSQANLTNKNINIKPSQNFKQDKKTFLNNINPPIKSPSKPPIQLIAKPKNINSNVKSNETSKNTYNKGVGEQLSNKPDQNTNKPKTNILNNRSNTPELVGAPIRRNDSNKQNNNKQNNSFKQTVSNIPSIPNRPGLRNKPSDQARPGSPNRTNMPNRPGSPNRSGMPNRPGSPNRTGSPNRPGLRNKPSDQGRPGSFNRQVNQNRPGSPNRPGSPNRPGSPNRTGMPNRPDSKFNGQRSSGIRKPVSPNELLQLQKTNKSEKEKLVTNNNEKQNIELQKHKAKAPNVRPNAAPSSKKPPHRSFSNSSKKPGKTDWDDSAKLEALRNKNPQKQRQKVHIIGDNDDSLTSETSGYSGEKFSILSASLARPKKEKSDEPKAQKSIKQFKKKKKETTRQRQKRRAMELKAAKEAKQVRPEMIIVPEDNLTVQELADKLSLESSEIIKSLFFKGITATVTQSLDLATIETVAEEFGVPVLQDDIQEAAEKTVDMIESDDINNLIKRPPVITVMGHVDHGKTSLLDSIRESRVASGEAGGITQHIGAYQVEFEHESIKKKLTFLDTPGHEAFTAMRARGTKVTDVAVLVVAADDGCRPQTLEAISHARAAKVPIVVAINKIDKEGASPERVKQELSEKDLIAEDWGGDTVMVPVSAIKKQNIDKLLEMILLVSEVEDLQANPDRSAKGTVIEAHLDKAKGPVATLLVQNGTLKSGDVLAAGSVLGKIRAMVDEHGNRIKEAGPSFPVEALGFSEVPTAGDEFEVYADEKTARAIVGDRATDARATKLAQQMASRRVSLSSLSTQANDGELKELNLILKADVQGSVEAILGSLEQLPKNEVQVRVLLSAPGEITETDIDLAAASGSVIIGFNTSLASGAKRAADANDVDIREYEVIYKLLEDIQLAMEGLLEPDLVEESLGQAEVRATFAVGKGAIAGCYIQTGKLQRNCSLRVIRSDKVIFEGNLDSLKRVKDDVKEVNTGFECGVGCDKFSSWIEGDIIEAFKFVTKKRSLTQ; encoded by the coding sequence ATGACTATCAGCGATAAAATCAGAATTTATGAACTTTCCAGAGATTTAAATCTGGAAAATAAAGATATATTGGATGCCGCTCAAAAACTATCAATCTCAGTAAAAAGCCATAGCAGTTCTATTAGTGCAGAGGACGCAAAAAAAATACAAAATCTTATTAATAAAAAGAATTCAGATAAAAAAATACTTGCCATTAATAAACCTTCAATTAAGAAAGATAATCACAAACAGAATAAAGATGATAAATCTCCTATCATCTCCTCCTTAAAAGGAAAACCTCTCAAAGAGAATTCAAACAAAAAGCCATTATTGATAAAACCTCTTAATAAACCTGAGAGTATAAAAATAATTTCAAATCAACCTAAAAATCCCAATATTGCTAAATCTTCACAATCTCAAGCTAATCTCACAAATAAAAATATTAATATTAAACCTTCACAAAATTTCAAACAAGATAAAAAAACTTTCCTTAATAACATTAACCCACCTATCAAAAGTCCATCAAAACCTCCTATTCAATTAATTGCCAAGCCAAAAAATATAAATAGCAATGTTAAATCTAATGAAACATCCAAAAATACTTACAATAAAGGGGTTGGAGAGCAACTATCAAACAAACCTGATCAAAATACGAACAAACCTAAAACAAACATTTTAAATAATAGAAGTAACACCCCTGAGCTAGTAGGAGCTCCGATAAGAAGAAATGATTCTAATAAGCAAAATAATAATAAGCAGAATAATTCTTTTAAACAAACTGTCTCAAACATACCTAGTATACCCAATAGGCCTGGATTAAGAAACAAACCATCAGATCAAGCTAGACCTGGTTCTCCCAATAGAACTAATATGCCCAATAGGCCTGGTTCTCCCAATAGGTCTGGTATGCCCAATAGACCTGGTTCTCCCAATAGAACTGGTTCTCCCAATAGACCTGGATTAAGAAACAAACCATCAGATCAAGGCAGACCTGGTTCGTTCAATAGACAAGTTAATCAGAATAGACCTGGTTCTCCCAATAGACCTGGCTCTCCCAATAGACCCGGTTCTCCCAATAGAACTGGTATGCCCAATAGGCCTGATTCTAAATTCAATGGCCAAAGGTCATCTGGGATTAGAAAACCAGTATCACCTAATGAACTTTTGCAACTTCAAAAAACTAATAAATCTGAGAAAGAGAAACTAGTTACAAATAATAACGAAAAACAAAATATTGAATTACAAAAACATAAGGCGAAAGCACCTAATGTCCGTCCCAATGCCGCCCCAAGTTCTAAAAAACCGCCTCATAGATCATTTTCAAATAGTTCAAAAAAACCAGGAAAGACTGATTGGGATGATAGTGCAAAACTAGAAGCATTAAGAAATAAAAATCCTCAAAAACAAAGGCAAAAGGTTCATATTATAGGTGATAACGATGACTCATTAACATCTGAAACAAGTGGATACTCAGGGGAAAAATTTTCAATATTATCAGCCAGTTTGGCGCGTCCCAAAAAAGAAAAGTCTGATGAACCTAAAGCTCAAAAATCTATAAAACAATTCAAGAAGAAGAAAAAAGAAACCACAAGGCAAAGACAAAAGAGAAGAGCGATGGAACTTAAGGCTGCCAAAGAGGCCAAACAAGTGAGACCTGAAATGATAATAGTTCCCGAGGATAATTTAACAGTTCAAGAATTAGCCGATAAATTAAGTCTTGAAAGTTCTGAAATAATTAAATCTCTTTTCTTTAAAGGAATCACAGCAACAGTAACTCAATCTCTTGACTTAGCAACTATCGAAACGGTAGCGGAAGAATTTGGAGTACCTGTTTTACAAGATGACATCCAAGAAGCTGCAGAGAAAACAGTGGATATGATTGAATCTGATGATATCAATAATCTAATAAAAAGGCCGCCTGTCATTACTGTAATGGGTCATGTAGATCATGGCAAAACAAGTCTTCTAGACTCTATAAGAGAATCAAGAGTAGCATCAGGAGAAGCAGGGGGGATAACTCAACATATAGGAGCTTATCAAGTAGAATTTGAACATGAATCTATAAAGAAAAAGTTAACTTTTCTTGATACTCCTGGCCATGAAGCCTTTACGGCAATGAGAGCAAGGGGTACAAAAGTTACCGATGTAGCTGTTCTTGTAGTAGCTGCGGATGATGGCTGTAGACCCCAAACACTTGAAGCAATCAGTCATGCAAGAGCCGCAAAAGTCCCAATTGTTGTTGCAATAAATAAAATTGATAAAGAAGGGGCATCTCCAGAAAGAGTCAAGCAGGAACTTTCAGAAAAAGATTTAATTGCTGAAGATTGGGGGGGAGACACAGTAATGGTTCCCGTAAGTGCAATCAAAAAACAAAATATTGATAAATTGCTTGAAATGATTTTACTAGTTTCAGAAGTTGAAGACCTACAAGCTAACCCTGACAGATCAGCTAAAGGTACAGTTATTGAAGCCCATCTGGATAAAGCTAAAGGTCCTGTAGCCACTTTATTAGTACAAAACGGCACCTTAAAGTCTGGAGATGTTTTAGCTGCAGGTTCAGTCCTTGGAAAAATTAGAGCGATGGTGGATGAACATGGTAACAGAATTAAAGAAGCAGGACCATCATTTCCGGTGGAAGCACTTGGATTCAGTGAAGTGCCAACAGCAGGCGATGAATTTGAAGTCTACGCTGATGAAAAAACTGCTCGAGCCATTGTCGGAGATAGAGCTACAGATGCTAGAGCCACAAAATTAGCTCAACAAATGGCCTCAAGGAGAGTTAGCTTATCTTCTTTATCAACTCAAGCAAATGATGGAGAATTAAAAGAGTTAAACTTAATTCTAAAGGCAGACGTTCAAGGTAGTGTTGAAGCGATATTGGGATCACTAGAACAATTACCAAAAAATGAAGTTCAAGTTCGAGTTCTACTCTCTGCTCCTGGAGAAATTACTGAGACAGATATAGATCTCGCAGCTGCATCAGGGTCTGTAATCATTGGGTTTAACACATCATTGGCATCCGGAGCAAAGAGAGCTGCTGATGCCAATGATGTTGACATAAGAGAATATGAAGTAATTTATAAACTTTTAGAAGATATTCAGTTAGCTATGGAAGGTTTACTTGAACCAGATCTTGTAGAAGAATCATTAGGTCAAGCCGAAGTTCGAGCAACCTTCGCAGTAGGTAAAGGAGCTATAGCAGGCTGTTATATACAAACTGGTAAATTACAACGGAATTGTTCTCTTAGAGTTATTAGATCAGATAAAGTTATTTTTGAGGGTAATTTAGACTCTTTAAAAAGGGTTAAAGATGATGTAAAAGAGGTAAATACGGGATTTGAATGTGGAGTTGGCTGCGATAAATTCTCTTCATGGATTGAAGGAGACATAATCGAAGCATTCAAATTTGTCACTAAAAAGAGATCTTTGACACAATAA
- the hisD gene encoding histidinol dehydrogenase → MRIINNKNDAIQELKRISNRTNSENNNKTNAIVEEILQDVKTYGDIAVEKYTKKFDGFNPNPMQVGVDDLKDAWDEIDDNLKLSLEVAYKRIKKFHEKEIPSSFIIKGEHGDVVQRKWRPVKNAGIYIPGGRAAYPSTVLMNAIPATVAGVEEIIMVSPGNTEGKINKTVLAAAHLSGINKVFRIGGAQAIGALAFGTKQISKVDVISGPGNIYVTTAKKQIYGSTGIDSLAGPSEILIIADETAESAHIVSDLLAQAEHDPYASSILLTTSKNQAKDVSEGLYKKINDHPRKEICMQSIKNWGLIVICENHETCIDLSNNFAPEHLEILAANPKKILEGIENAGAIFLGKWTPEAVGDYLAGPNHTLPTSGNSRFSGSLGVETFMKNTSIIEFSEESLKVNSPDIINLAKSEGLHSHANSVQIRFEN, encoded by the coding sequence ATGAGGATCATAAATAATAAAAACGATGCTATCCAGGAATTAAAAAGGATTTCGAATCGAACTAATTCAGAAAATAACAATAAGACAAATGCAATTGTCGAAGAAATTTTGCAAGACGTAAAAACTTATGGCGATATAGCTGTAGAGAAATATACAAAAAAATTTGATGGGTTCAACCCTAATCCTATGCAAGTTGGCGTTGATGATTTAAAGGATGCTTGGGATGAAATTGATGACAATTTAAAGCTATCACTAGAAGTAGCCTACAAAAGAATTAAAAAATTCCATGAAAAAGAAATTCCATCTTCCTTCATTATTAAAGGTGAACATGGTGATGTAGTTCAAAGGAAATGGAGACCAGTTAAAAATGCAGGAATTTATATCCCTGGAGGTAGAGCTGCTTATCCAAGTACTGTATTAATGAATGCTATACCTGCAACAGTCGCGGGAGTGGAAGAAATAATAATGGTATCTCCGGGGAATACAGAAGGGAAAATAAACAAAACTGTTCTAGCTGCAGCTCACTTATCGGGAATCAATAAAGTTTTTAGAATTGGAGGAGCTCAGGCAATTGGTGCTTTAGCATTTGGCACAAAACAAATCAGTAAAGTTGATGTTATTTCAGGTCCAGGAAATATCTATGTAACTACTGCTAAAAAACAAATATATGGTTCTACTGGAATTGATTCCTTAGCTGGTCCAAGTGAAATTTTAATTATTGCAGATGAAACAGCTGAAAGCGCACATATAGTATCTGATTTATTAGCACAAGCAGAACATGATCCATATGCTTCATCAATACTTCTTACTACGTCAAAGAACCAAGCAAAAGACGTTTCAGAAGGTCTTTATAAAAAAATAAATGATCATCCAAGAAAAGAAATTTGCATGCAATCAATAAAAAATTGGGGATTAATTGTTATTTGCGAAAATCATGAAACATGTATTGATCTTAGTAATAACTTCGCTCCAGAGCACCTAGAAATTTTAGCTGCTAATCCAAAAAAGATTCTTGAAGGAATTGAGAATGCTGGAGCAATATTTTTAGGGAAATGGACACCGGAAGCAGTTGGAGACTATCTAGCCGGGCCGAACCATACTTTACCAACATCAGGAAATTCAAGATTTAGCGGTTCTTTAGGAGTTGAAACTTTTATGAAAAACACTTCAATAATAGAGTTTAGTGAAGAAAGTTTAAAAGTTAACAGTCCTGATATTATTAATCTTGCTAAAAGTGAAGGTTTACATAGTCACGCTAACTCAGTACAAATAAGATTTGAAAATTAG
- the rpsT gene encoding 30S ribosomal protein S20, with amino-acid sequence MANNKSAKKRIQIAERNRLINKSYKSTVKTLTKKTLENCAKYKKEPNEDNKNLVISSLSKAFSLIDKAVKKNVLHKNNGANKKSKINNFVKSVLTAK; translated from the coding sequence GTGGCCAATAACAAATCAGCAAAAAAGAGAATACAAATTGCGGAAAGAAATCGTTTAATCAATAAATCATACAAATCTACAGTTAAAACTTTGACTAAAAAAACTTTAGAAAATTGCGCAAAATATAAAAAAGAACCTAATGAGGATAATAAAAATTTAGTAATTTCAAGTCTAAGTAAAGCTTTCAGTTTGATTGATAAGGCAGTTAAAAAAAATGTTCTACACAAGAACAATGGAGCAAATAAAAAATCAAAAATTAACAATTTTGTAAAATCTGTTCTCACCGCAAAGTAA
- a CDS encoding TatD family hydrolase translates to MSDIQLIDSHCHLIFENFEKDLEEVVLRLRSRGVKKLVHACCELKEIPKLKTISHKFNEIYYSVGLHPLEARKWELNSKSLLRRSAQEDKRVVAIGELGLDFFKNQNKTQQIDALIPQMELAFELELPVIIHCRDAANEMIEICNDLSKKGKCPKGVLHCWTGNTKEMKQFLDLGFYISFSGIVTFPKAYEIHECAKLVPKDKYLIETDSPFLAPVPHRGKRNEPAFVENVANFLADLRSTNLITIANESSQNAKDLFKFDLLS, encoded by the coding sequence ATGAGCGATATTCAACTCATAGATTCGCATTGTCATTTAATATTTGAAAATTTTGAGAAAGATCTTGAAGAAGTTGTTCTAAGACTGCGTTCCAGAGGCGTAAAAAAATTAGTTCATGCTTGTTGTGAATTAAAAGAGATTCCTAAGTTAAAAACAATATCCCATAAATTTAATGAAATTTATTATTCGGTAGGTTTGCATCCTTTAGAAGCGAGAAAATGGGAACTAAATTCTAAATCTCTTTTACGAAGGTCAGCTCAAGAAGACAAAAGAGTTGTAGCTATTGGGGAATTAGGCCTAGATTTTTTTAAAAATCAAAATAAAACTCAGCAAATTGATGCTCTTATTCCACAGATGGAGTTAGCTTTTGAACTTGAATTACCCGTTATTATCCATTGCAGAGATGCTGCAAATGAAATGATTGAGATATGCAATGACCTTTCTAAAAAAGGTAAATGCCCTAAAGGTGTACTTCATTGTTGGACAGGAAACACAAAAGAGATGAAGCAATTCTTGGACCTTGGTTTTTATATAAGTTTTAGTGGAATAGTAACTTTCCCAAAAGCATATGAAATTCATGAGTGTGCCAAATTAGTCCCTAAGGATAAATACTTAATTGAGACCGATTCACCCTTTTTAGCTCCAGTTCCTCACAGAGGTAAAAGAAATGAACCTGCTTTTGTTGAAAATGTTGCTAATTTTTTGGCGGATTTAAGGTCAACCAATTTAATTACAATTGCTAATGAGTCATCTCAGAATGCTAAAGATTTGTTTAAATTTGACTTGTTAAGTTGA
- a CDS encoding DUF3493 domain-containing protein, which translates to MSKIDPELKKKLLKETQSPFKGLRRILWIAFSGSAFLGLFIMISKIVSGTELQQNNLLIQLGACVIFPSLLFLDKNKD; encoded by the coding sequence ATGTCAAAAATAGATCCTGAATTAAAAAAGAAACTATTAAAGGAAACCCAATCCCCTTTCAAGGGATTAAGAAGAATATTGTGGATAGCTTTTAGTGGTTCTGCATTTTTGGGACTTTTTATAATGATTTCCAAAATTGTAAGTGGAACTGAGTTACAGCAAAATAACCTCCTCATTCAATTGGGTGCTTGTGTAATATTTCCTTCTTTATTATTTCTTGATAAAAATAAAGATTAA
- the rpiA gene encoding ribose-5-phosphate isomerase RpiA, with product MDSQTQMKQIVADAAIKEVKSDMILGLGSGSTAALMIKSLASEIRSGKLQNIRGVATSFQSEVLALQLDIPLIDLASVSKIDLAIDGADEVDPGFQLIKGGGACHVREKLVASKASELLIVVDETKLVKNLNQSFPLPVEVLPNAWKQVQDVISEMSGSSTLRMATKKAGPIVTDQGNLILDVSFNDGIKNPKKVEMEINNIPGVLENGLFVDLTDKVLVGKIENNIPVVYSPSKVD from the coding sequence TTGGATTCACAAACTCAAATGAAACAAATAGTTGCTGATGCAGCAATTAAGGAAGTAAAGAGTGACATGATTCTCGGATTAGGATCTGGATCTACAGCCGCGCTAATGATAAAGAGCCTCGCTTCTGAAATTCGTTCTGGAAAACTGCAAAATATAAGAGGTGTTGCAACTTCATTTCAATCAGAAGTTCTTGCGCTCCAACTTGATATCCCCCTTATCGACTTGGCTTCTGTTTCTAAAATTGATTTAGCTATTGATGGAGCAGATGAAGTTGATCCAGGCTTTCAATTAATAAAAGGAGGAGGAGCATGTCATGTTAGAGAAAAGTTAGTGGCATCTAAAGCTAGTGAATTGTTGATAGTTGTTGACGAAACTAAACTCGTAAAAAATTTAAATCAATCTTTCCCTTTACCTGTAGAGGTCCTTCCAAATGCTTGGAAACAAGTTCAGGATGTTATTTCAGAAATGAGTGGCAGTTCTACTTTAAGAATGGCTACTAAGAAAGCTGGTCCAATTGTTACTGACCAGGGTAATCTTATTTTAGATGTATCTTTTAATGATGGTATAAAGAATCCCAAGAAAGTTGAAATGGAGATTAATAATATTCCAGGAGTATTAGAAAACGGACTATTTGTTGATCTCACAGATAAAGTATTGGTTGGTAAAATTGAAAACAATATTCCAGTTGTTTACTCTCCCTCAAAAGTTGACTAA